The following DNA comes from Rhipicephalus microplus isolate Deutch F79 chromosome 6, USDA_Rmic, whole genome shotgun sequence.
cactggcttttcacctttctttttattatatggaaggcactcgtcgcacaccatcgacacgatacttccgtacaagccagatccgtctgagtgggcgcctatttctgctacagccaagcttgctgaagagtgtcgagagcttgcaaagacctttactgcgcatgatcaagagcggcaaaaaagcactcgcgctgacgccagcactactgcgcccacgttcctccctggagcgctcgtctggctctcgatccctaccactgcaactggcctatcttcaaaactattgcccaaatacgaaggcccctaccgtgtcgtcaaacggatttcccctgtcaactacttgattgaaccaatcgaaccatcttcggacatgcgccatcgaggacgcgacattgttaacgtggagcgcctcaaggcctaccatgacccgctcattgtaaccacctgttaggtagccaggcggctcccttttcgtacccggggtagttgtggcaaagccttcgaacagtgggtcatcctctccagtgccttctagtgggtcgcccttctcataagaagaagagcagctcgtgcagagagtcggtccccgcattgactgtcgctgtcgtggatcatcaacgagtgtccgccaataaacgtcttcacaaaatcagtttatttatttatttacattaccctcagggcccataaaggcgttacagagggggtgggtaataTAACAAAAATGCAGCAATAACAGAACACAATAATACAACCAATTAATTAGAATACATGTTCAAACAATATTCAGTTATTAGAGGCTTAAGATATGATCGGTTAGTGCAGTCTTGAAGGATGACACGTCCTCAATGGAGGCGATGGAGGGGGGAAGTTGATAGACTGCGTCCCGTTTcttttagaaaattgaaattgctccagccacagttcaaatagagtccgacgtttcgagaccgactcggtcccttcctcagggggtgactgtcttggtcatggaagtgtcgtcgcgtcgtgttctctcaccacggctccggctttccctttccaccacgtttcggagaccgtgaacgtacaccgaaggcattgatcccagcgagcggttcacgttggcaggcgtatgctgaatgtgccaagactcgagcaagagcctctttcccaaattccgttctgtttcaataacagaagcgccgtctaagtcaattttatggtcgtgcttctcgcagtgctccgccagagctctacgttgcacttccatcttcctgacgtcgttcttgtgttggcgcattctttccgggaaacacttgctctcgcctatgtagcaggctggacacccagaacacgacactttgtagacaacgcccgggtgtagctccctcggaggtcggtctttcggccgcggtagcaagcgagcgagcgtcgaaacaggtttatggattaccgtgaccccggcttttcccaggactctcgagagctgttcacttatgccgggcacatatggaatggcgacgcggttgtttggcgccttcgtttttctcgtgtgcggtggtgtggccagggcggaaagggggtcgggcggtgtgtcgcttgcagttgtctttccgcggtgcggtggttgtcgtctcgacaaacggcgtgacgcccggcggatgaacgcttctgtgtagccattccctcgtagctcggcgacaatcctcttttcttctttcttcctctcaccctccgacgtgcagattactcgtgcacgtgaaaggagtgccgaaaccactgaagctttgtgggcagttggatgacaggacgtaaaatgcaaatacctgccggtgtgagttggctttctatacaccgaaaaggtcatgcgctcgccctgtcgtttgactaaaacatcgagaaacggaagcgccccgtctcgctctcgttccaccgtgaactgtatcgcttggtcgatggagtttagatgttcgaggaagctgtctactgctgccttctttattatgcaaaaacagtcatccacgtacctcacaaatactttcggcctgtcaataaaggagcccagtgccgtctcttctatgtgttccattgtgaggttcgcagccgtaacggagatcgccgctcccatcgcggtcccgctggcttgtctgtagaagctcccgttgacgctgaaatacgtccccttgaggcagtattccagtaggcgacacagttcgtcgacgcccaggcaggttctttcatccaagagctcgtcttggttcaacgctgctcgtgcgctagataccgctagtgctacgggcacactggtgaacagggacacgacgtcgaacgagacgaagcactcatcgctgctcacggtcacatctctcatacgctccaagaagtggctggcgtcgcgtatgtgggtCGGTGTTTGCCCCACGAGCGGCGCGAGAGTCCGGTGGAGATACTTGGACAGCGCCCGGAGTGGAGATGTTGTAAAATCCACGATAGGACGGAGCGGAACTGTGGGCTTGTGGGTCTTGGGAAGCCCGTAAAATCCTGGTGCAGAGCCGTTCCGGCAGATGAGCTGGAGGTATGTGTTTCTCGCCTTCGGGTGCGCTTTAAAGATATCCGCCAGGAGCTTGTTCATTTCCCTTTGGACACTTGGTGTGGGGTCCTTCGTCAGCTTTTCGTAGGCCGGACTGTCCAGCAGGTCTCGCACTTTGTCGTTGTATGCCTCCCTGTCGAGCAGGACCATTGCGTTCCCTTTGTCGGCCGGGAGGATGACAACCTTATCATCATTTCGGAGCGCATGGATCGCCTTACACTCCTCTCTCGACAGGTTGTGCTCACGGCGCTTTCCTATTTTTGATAGTACGCCGATAGCCTTGAGACGCACGTTCTCCCGAATGCCGCTGTCGAGTCGCCTTATGCCTTCCTCCGTAGCCGCGATGATCTTCGGCAGTGACGGGCGTGTCGTGGTCGTGTTGAAGTTGTGTCCCTTTGCCAGCACGCTGTGCTCTGTCGGGGAGAGTTGTTTGGAGGACAGATTGACGACGAAATTCTCGTTGTCAGGACTGTAGTGGTGTTTTTCTCCTTGAAGCGTCGCAAGCTTACTATTGTGGGTCGCTTGTTGTTTCTGCGCAGTTGTTGCAGCCACATTTCGTGCGAACTCCTCCAGTGACGGAAAGATGTCGGGCAGTCGATGTTGAAGTTGCCGCCGTAGAAAGAACAGGTCTAATTCCTTCTTCTTGATGACGCTGTGGCACTCATGGATTCGGGCGTTTAGTAGCCGCCGTTCAGCTTGTGCGATGATCTTGTTGCCCTCCGCCGTGTGCACCAGGCGCTTGAGCTGAAGGCTTCGTGGTATCACGTTCCTCTCCCGACAGGTCCTCGTGAAGTCGAGATGGTTGCGGTAGGTCGTGACGCCGCGTGCCACGTTCACGTACCGCTTTGCGAGGAGCGCTGCTTCCTGACCGAAGTCACTGCGTAATgacttaaacgtaaacattttgacagcaatctgtctggctgggtagaaaagtttagaaaattgaaattgctccagccacagttcaaatagagtccgacgtttcgagaccgactcggtcccttcctcagggggtgactgtcttggtcatggaagtgtcgtcgcgtcgtgttctctcaccacggctccggctttccctttccaccacgtttcggagaccgtgaacgtacaccgaaggcattgatcccagcgagcggttcacgttggcaggcgtatgctgaatgtgccaagactcgagcaagagcctctttcccaaattccgttctgtttcaataacagaagcgccgtctaagtcaattttatggtcgtgcttctcgcagtgctccgccagagcgctacgttgcacttccatcttcctgacgtcgttcttgtgttggcgcattctttccgggaaacacttgctctcgcctatgtagcaggctggacacccagaacacttGGAGCGTATGGAACACTTGGAACTTCTTGGAGCGTATGAGAGATGTGAccgtgagcagcgatgagtgcttcgtctcgttcgacgtcgtgtccctgttcaccagtgtgcccgtagcactagcggtatctagcgcacgagcagcgttgaaccaagacgagctcttggatgaaagaacctgcctgggcgtcgacgaactgtgtcgcctactggaatactgcctcaaggggacgtatttcagcgtcaacgggagcttctacagacaagccagcgggaccgcgatgggagcggcgatctccgttacggctgcgaacctcacaatggaacacatatagaagagacggcactgggctcctttattgacaggccgaaagtatttgtgaggtacgtggatgactgtttttgcataataaagaaggcagcagtagacagcttcctcgaacatctaaactccatcgaccaagcgatacagttcacggtggaacgagagcgagacggggcgcttccgtttctcgatgttttagtcaaacgacagggcgagcgcatgaccttttcggtgtatagaaagccaactcacaccggcaggtatttgcattttacgt
Coding sequences within:
- the LOC142766123 gene encoding uncharacterized protein LOC142766123, which translates into the protein MFTFKSLRSDFGQEAALLAKRYVNVARGVTTYRNHLDFTRTCRERNVIPRSLQLKRLVHTAEGNKIIAQAERRLLNARIHECHSVIKKKELDLFFLRRQLQHRLPDIFPSLEEFARNVAATTAQKQQATHNSKLATLQGEKHHYSPDNENFVVNLSSKQLSPTEHSVLAKGHNFNTTTTRPSLPKIIAATEEGIRRLDSGIRENVRLKAIGVLSKIGKRREHNLSREECKAIHALRNDDKVVILPADKGNAMVLLDREAYNDKVRDLLDSPAYEKLTKDPTPSVQREMNKLLADIFKAHPKARNTYLQLICRNGSAPGFYGLPKTHKPTVPLRPIVDFTTSPLRALSKYLHRTLAPLVQNSTLIASAIFIISMSGPEFP